Part of the Psilocybe cubensis strain MGC-MH-2018 chromosome 11, whole genome shotgun sequence genome is shown below.
GATGCAACGATGACAGAGGACAGTATCAGCGGCCTTTAGTATTGGTGAGAGCTTGGGGGGATGTGAGTGAAAGGTGGGAGAGGAGAGAGTGTTGAAGTACCTTCTTAGATGAGACGTCCCTTGTCCAAATTGAATAGGCCCTTTCCTGGGCGTGTGCAGGACTGTGGTGGGGATGAGTGATGGGGGGATGTTCAAATCTAGCATGATTGAGTGTGTTAGTGGGGAGGACGGTGACGTATGCAGCGATTTACTTACTTGACTGGGAAGCCACAAAATGCAAGTGGGTGCTTTGAACACCAGATATGGCTTGACACCTAGACGGGGGACGGGGTGAGAGTGTATTGGGTGACCGTGATCAATGGTGAGGTAGGATGGCCTCCAGATCGGGATTGCCTCTTCTGGTCGATGACAGCTCTCGAGAACGAGACATAAGTTTACATGTTCGGTAATGAATACAACCCGTGAAAGTAGCATACCAGTGCTCGGTGTTTGCCCTGACACGTTCAACGTTTTCCAACCAGAGTCCCACGGTGGGATTTCAGTCTCCGATTTATTTCGGCATTCGGCAACGGAGTTGGTACAAAATTTCACAGGAGATGCTGCACAATTTCAGATGTGAAAATCTATGCTCATTATAAGGTAGAAAGTCGACTCATTTAATAGTAACTAAAAGCTGCGATTACGCTCTATAAATGACATCCCAATCTTCTCCCGTATTATTTCCCCTCTTTTTCTCATGCTTCTCGTCTGCGAATGGGTAATCTATGTATCCCGCTTCCGCTCCGAGGAGGTGTCCTTTCGGTCCATAAAAGGTCTTACGATCATATTCGTTAAAAGGTATGTTATGTTCAATCCTAGTGGGAAGATCGGGCTACACACGAGTCAATAACAGTGAGTCATTGTTGTATATTGTCTGGGTAATGAGGGCAACTTACATTTGAGATAAAGTACCTTCCAAAGGCAATCAAATTTCCTGTCTCGTCTGCACGTTTGATAGCAGTCTCGCGGGTATAGTCTCCACAGCTTATAAATGGTCGTGGAGCCCAAATATCGCGTAGAAAGTCATTGGATTCCGTCTCAGGTGCCCCTTTGTCTGGTTCCACAACATGGAGGTAAGCCATATCCGGATGTTTATTGACGATAGATTCAACGAGATGCGTGAATTGGGGCACCGGATCTATCATATGCATGTCTATGAGTAGCATTTAATCAGAATTATGGCAATGAATTATGCAGATAAATCATAATTGTTACACACTTTGGTAAACCATCCAAGGGCTTATGCGAATTCCAACCTTTTCAGGACCAATAGCATCAACAACAGCGTCGACAACCATAAGAGaaagtttgtttctatttTCTATATTTCCTCCATACTTGTCCGTACGATGATTACTGACGTCCTGGACAAATTGGTCGAGAAGGTACCCGTTGGCGTTGTGAATCTCTACGCCATCAAAGCCAGCCTCAACGGCATTCTTCGCAGCTTTCGCAAAGAGTCCCGGGTATTCCTCTATCTCTTGTATGGTCAGCTCTCTTGGAGTAGCGCGTCCGGTGATGGGAATGGGAGAGGGCGCTACGAAGTCAAAACCATCTTCCGCCAACACCTTGGGGTCCGCCGCGCGTCCATGAGCCCATATTTGCATAAAAATAAACGATCCGTTTTTGTGGACTGTGTCGGTTATCTGCTCAGTCACACATGAGTCTTTTAAGAATGTTTAAAAAGCATGGAATGGTGAGAGACGAACCAATTTCCAACCGTTGATCTGATCCTGGTTCCATATCCCAGGGACGTTATAATAACCTCCAGCGTGACGTGCAACAGGTGTTGCCTCCGTAATCAAGAGGGTACCAGGTCGGCGGGAACGCTGCTCATAGTATGTATTGACGATGGGGAAGACAGGTAAATGTTCTCGCTGGGTCCAACGGAAGCGAGAGAGCGGTGCAAGCACAACTCTATGCTCAAGTTTCGCGTTTCCCACAGTAATTGGTTGAAAGAGCTTCGAGTTCGACATTGTTAGAAGTAGAGGTTTAAGTGGGTTATTCAAGTAGCTGATGATGAGGTGCAAGTTGATGAAATATAAGTTGAATATCGTCTGCTTTTATATCTTTAGGAATTCAAAGTTGGACTTGACACAATGGTACCGAAATTCTACAAATTTGTTGTGCTACATCGGATGCGGATACTAAGGCGCTGTATCCGGGGCCTCAATAAAGCGCCTCCCAATCAACTTGGAGAATTCTCCGCTTAAGCGGTTATTATAGCACCTTCGTGCTCGTAGACATATGACGTATTCTGAGCGTCGATCAACTTTCATGCACTAAGAATTGGTGGTAATTTACCCCGTATCGCAACGGATATACCGCTGGCGTACGGAATGCTGACTTTACACACACCCTCGCTAGTGCGGGTGCACACCCAGAGGCAGCGGAACACACACCGGGGGTGGTGCTATTTATAGAACGTACGTCATTGCGACTGAATGCGGAAGATAGGACTGAAAACAGCACTCGGGTCCCATGTAAAAATTCCCATTATATAGCGATTAAAAGCAAAGTTTAATTTCATGATTTTAGGAGATCATCATCCTACTAGTTTGGATACTAACTAAGTCAGTACTATCTCCTTCCACACTTTCCCCGGCTCAAGAACATGTTCCATGCAATCCTCAAAAAGAAACCCAATGCCGCGTCTCTCTGCCAGCACAGAGTCTTCTCGCCCGTCCAACATCCGCTCAATCAACATTACCCAGTAGCATGGTCGCTCGTGCGTGACAGAATCATTGAAAAAGTCGTCATACTTATCCACTTTCGAGAGAATCACAAGCTCGGACGGGCCATCAGCACTCTCTCGGGCATTCAGGTCGTCAAACGTAAGCCCACCGCACTCTGCACCGTCCTTTCCAAGGATAGGATGGGTCTTTGCCCAATTTGAGCTCTCAGGAGGAGTCCCAAATCCACAAACGAGTACGGTGTACGCAAAAAAGTGTAGGAAGGAATActctcttttcttcatctcctcGCGTATCAGGCCTTCACAATGTCCATTGGATGTATCTGGCTTGGTTTGACGGCCTTCCACATTCCAATTTCCAGGGTCCCTTCCATAAGGGTCCTCAGATGTCGGCCTATAACCAACATCTCCGTCCTCTGGTTTGCCGTGTTTGAGCTGAGAATCGAGATCCCAGATCAGCTCGAGCTCAGCATTTGGATATCTGCGTTTGTACCACACTATGTAAGTGTCCGAGCGCAGCCAGGCGTTTGCAGTCGCGGGACTCGTACAAAATCGGCTGTATCCATCGCGCATCCTCGTCCATCCTGCCCAAGACCAGCTGGGGAACCCATCACGGCGCCCTGGAGCATGGTTTGCGAGCGGAAAATTGTCCCAGAACAGTACGGATGCGTCAAAAGAGGATGTGAAGAGGCCTTCAAGGATCCCAGACTTGGCTTGGACAGACAAAAATCGGAGGATTCCAGTGAACGCATGTATGGTGTCGGACAGCTTGCTGAGTTCGCGGTCGGCGTATCGGAACAGCTGCGAGGTGTATGCATGAAGCGGACTGGGCTCTGAATCAGCCAGAAATGATATACCGCTTCCTGAGTGAAGTACCGTGTTAACGGCGGAGGGAAAGTTGTCGTATATGGTGTCTTCGCTCATACAATTTGAACGACAACGGAAATAAATGCGATTTTTCGTAAAAACCAGCGTGCGGTGCGATAAGACTAGCTCTTGCAGTCTTCAAAGCATTTGAGCAATTTATTATATGAAGGTGGACGAATGACCTGACTTACGTCCATCCGCGGGTTGTATAAATGCTCTGCATATCATTGTAAACTCCAGTAGTCGAGGTCATTCTTATCCCAGGAAGAACTTCTGTGATTTGCTGGTCAACGACCCTAGATTCGGCATTCAGTCCAGGTAGCCCTGCATTGAAGTCCTCTCCGTATGCTGCAATAATGGTACACGCTGCGCACTGATATACAAGGTCCATATGGGCAATTCCGTCTAGCatatcttcgtcgtcatcttgaAGAAGGCATAACATGTCAACCCAAAGGTAGCGTTCTCCAATCCGTCGAACCAGATCGATCGCATCCACGATTGTCTTCGGCATTATGGGAAAAAACGAAGACAGTGATCCTTTTGTCGTCAAATCAGATAAGGTTCCTTTCGTCAGTCGTATATCAGGGAGAGATGGCCCCCAGATGTAGCTTAGGGCGACGTAACAATCCCCAGGACTGGCTTCCACAATACATAGGTCAATGACATCGACCAGCCTTAGTACGGCTActccatcatcatcggaGGAGGACTTTATTACTCTGCCTTGTGGATTGCACGGATCCCCGTGATCTCGTTCGCATATCGCTAACCATTTCTTGATCAAGTTAGGATCAATAACAT
Proteins encoded:
- a CDS encoding NADP-dependent oxidoreductase lnbE, which encodes MSNSKLFQPITVGNAKLEHRVVLAPLSRFRWTQREHLPVFPIVNTYYEQRSRRPGTLLITEATPVARHAGGYYNVPGIWNQDQINGWKLITDTVHKNGSFIFMQIWAHGRAADPKVLAEDGFDFVAPSPIPITGRATPRELTIQEIEEYPGLFAKAAKNAVEAGFDGVEIHNANGYLLDQFVQDVSNHRTDKYGGNIENRNKLSLMVVDAVVDAIGPEKVGIRISPWMVYQNMHMIDPVPQFTHLVESIVNKHPDMAYLHVVEPDKGAPETESNDFLRDIWAPRPFISCGDYTRETAIKRADETGNLIAFGRYFISNPDLPTRIEHNIPFNEYDRKTFYGPKGHLLGAEAGYIDYPFADEKHEKKRGNNTGEDWDVIYRA